A window of Candidatus Neptunochlamydia vexilliferae genomic DNA:
AAAGGCCCGATCGAAGCGATCCGCACCCTCATCGAAGAGGCGAACCTGCCCCCTTTCGAATCGGAGCGCAAGGTCTTTATCATCCACGAAGCCGACCGGATGCTTCCTTCCAGCAGCAATGCCCTTCTAAAAACCTTAGAAGAACCCCCTTCCTTTGTGACTATTATCTTGATCAGCGCTCACCCCGAAGCCCTTCTTCCCACCATTACCTCCCGCTGTTTTCAGGTTCCCTCAGACGCAAAGGTGGCAACCGACCGGGAGCTTTCCGACCAGATGTTTCGCCTCGGCATGGCCCTGCTTTGAAAAGACTTTCTAGCTGCTAAGGAGCCTGCTGCGACCGAAGAGCCCCAAGAAGCCCTTGCCTATCTCTTCTCCTTTTACCACGACCTTCACCTCCTCCGCGCGGGAGGCAACCCCGAGCTTCTCTTCTAAAAAACAAACAAGAGACCTTAGAGACAGTTGAAGGGGAGCTTCCCTCGCTCGAATCGATCGAGGAAAAGATTGAAAGGGCATCTGAAGCGGTCGAGCTCGATCTTCCTTTAGCTTCAGCACTTGCTATTTTCTAAATTTTTTTCCTAGACATCTTGATAAAATATAACCGGCAGGTTAGACTCGAATTTGTGTTTGACCTGCCAACTATAGAAGGTCTATAAGTGGCAGGTTAAACATTTTGAGTTTAATTTGTTAATTATTAGAGTTTTGAGTTTGTTGAAATCATGACAACATGTTTGTTGGAGAATCGTTCAAAGAAAATTATTGGACGTATAAGAGAGCAGAAAATACTAAAAGATCTTTTTGACTCAAAAAAGGCTGAGTTTATTGCAGTTTATGGGCGTCGTAGGATAGGAAAAACCTATTTGATTAAGAACTTTGTAGATTCGGTGTCTACTGAATTTTTCCATGTAACAGGTATTCAAAAGGGAACTTTAGGAGAGCAACTAGGGGAATTTGCAAAACAGTTGGGAGTAGCTTTTTATAAAGGAGCTTCAATCACTTCCCGAAGGACTTGGATAAAAGCATTTGAAGATCTTACACGAGCAATCAATGAGATCCCTAAAGATAGAAAAATTATTCTTTTTTTTGATGAGCTTCCTTGGATGGCAACCCCCCGTTCAAAATTACTTACAGCTTTAGAGTTATACTGGAACCGCTACTGGGTGTTTGATGATCGAATCAAACTCATTATATGTGGATCAGCAACCTCATGGGTTATTGAGAATATTATTAATAATAAAGGAGGGCTTCATAATAGAGTCACAAGGACAATCCAATTAAAACCGTTTACCTTATATGAGGTAGAAAACTTTCTGAAAGAACATCATATCCACCTTGATCATCGTCAAATTCTAGACCTTTATGTTGTTTTAGGTGGAGTGCCTTTATACTGGTCTTTTATACAGAAAGGGCAATCTGCTCATCAATGTATTGATGAATTATGCTTTCAAAATGATGGACCTCTTATAAAAGAATTCGATAGGCTTTTTCAGTCACTTTTTAATGACCCCGCACCCTACATAGATCTCATTCGGATTATTGCAAGTCACCGTTATGGAATTGGCCAGGCAGAGCTTATAGCAAAGTCAAAGTTTCCTGGTGGAGGGGGAACGGTTCGTAGATTACATCAATTAGAGGAGACAGGGTTTATAACCAGTCTTATTCCTTATGGTCATAAGGATAAAGGAATCTATTACTTGGTTGAGGATGAGTATAGCCTTTTTTACTTATATTGGATTGAACCAAACCTTAAAACCCTCACTAAAAAAGGTCTTGCTGAAGGGTTTTGGTTGTCTCAATCTAAGCAACCTTCTTGGAAAAGCTGGGTTGGGTATGCATTTGAATCTATTTGTTATAAGCATATTCACCAAATCCGTAAGGCCTTAGGAATTGATCCAGGAGCTTTTATAGGGACTTGGCGGTATGTTCCAAGAGCTCAATCTGCCCAAGAAGGAGCTCAAGTGGATTTACTTTTTGATCGTCCCGATGGAGTGATAACAATATGTGAGATTAAGTGTTGTGACCATCCATTTGCAATCGACAAATCTTATGCAAAGAACCTTCTAAAGAAATTAGAAGTATTTCGTAAGCAGACAAGAACGAAAAAGCAGCTATTTCTTTCAATGATCACAACGTTTGGTCTTAAGCCGACAATGTATTCCGAAGAAATTGTAACCAATCAAATTACACTCAAGGATTTGTTTAGTTCCTAAGGTCTTTCAGAGTCAAAGCCAATAACTTTCTCATAGCAGAGAAGGAGATGGTCGACCCCATTCATTGCCTTATGGGGGTCTGCCTCTAATGGCAGCCCAAGAGCTTCTGCGATTTTATTTTTTGAGATCCCGGTTTCCCATGGCTTGACCGTTCTCTCTTGGAGGCACTTGGCCCAGTACATCGAGGCCAAGTCGAGCCAGTGGTAGGGCCAGTTCAGCTTCTCTTGTGTATCAGCATCGACGAGCTGGGAAAAAAAGGCCCGATCAAAGGAGGGGTTTTGGCAGATAAAGACCGCCTTGCCCCGTTCGATACCGCACCGGGCGAAGGAGCGCTGGATGATGTCGGCCGCTTCTTCTCTCTTCATCCCTTTTTGGAGCTCTTCGAAAGTAAAGCCATTCACTTCAAGGCTTGCGGGGTCACTTTT
This region includes:
- a CDS encoding exonuclease domain-containing protein produces the protein MLGIFLDSETNGLNVKRHHIIEIAYKIIDIQTGASIEAFSTPLFVTDVEWAKSDPASLEVNGFTFEELQKGMKREEAADIIQRSFARCGIERGKAVFICQNPSFDRAFFSQLVDADTQEKLNWPYHWLDLASMYWAKCLQERTVKPWETGISKNKIAEALGLPLEADPHKAMNGVDHLLLCYEKVIGFDSERP
- a CDS encoding AAA family ATPase — translated: MTTCLLENRSKKIIGRIREQKILKDLFDSKKAEFIAVYGRRRIGKTYLIKNFVDSVSTEFFHVTGIQKGTLGEQLGEFAKQLGVAFYKGASITSRRTWIKAFEDLTRAINEIPKDRKIILFFDELPWMATPRSKLLTALELYWNRYWVFDDRIKLIICGSATSWVIENIINNKGGLHNRVTRTIQLKPFTLYEVENFLKEHHIHLDHRQILDLYVVLGGVPLYWSFIQKGQSAHQCIDELCFQNDGPLIKEFDRLFQSLFNDPAPYIDLIRIIASHRYGIGQAELIAKSKFPGGGGTVRRLHQLEETGFITSLIPYGHKDKGIYYLVEDEYSLFYLYWIEPNLKTLTKKGLAEGFWLSQSKQPSWKSWVGYAFESICYKHIHQIRKALGIDPGAFIGTWRYVPRAQSAQEGAQVDLLFDRPDGVITICEIKCCDHPFAIDKSYAKNLLKKLEVFRKQTRTKKQLFLSMITTFGLKPTMYSEEIVTNQITLKDLFSS